The following nucleotide sequence is from Sphingomonas swuensis.
ACCTGCATGGGCGCGTATCGGCCATTCGAACCCACGCCATTCCGCAGAGAGTTAGGACAGAAATTGCGGAAAGTTACTCTCAACGCCGGGATTGTCAGACCCTCGGATTGTATGCCTTTGACCGCCGAAGGTTCATTGTGTGCCTTCGACCCCTGTCCTTTTGGGCCGCCATAGCGAGAGTGTACTCTCATAAATAAGTGGTCGGGGAGAGAGGATTCGAACCTCCGGCCCCTGCCTCCCGAAGACAGTGCTCTACCAGGCTGAGCTACTCCCCGACCGACCCTCGCTTGCGGCGGGGGCCAAGGCGGGGCGGTCTTTAGGCGGGGGCGGTCAGGAGCGCAACCCTTTGCGGCTCAGTGTCCACCCGCTTTGAGAAGGTCGGGCACGCGGACCATCTTTTCGCGGGTGAAACCGGCCCTCGCCGCGGCGACTTCGGCGGCCTCGATCTTCTGCCAGTCGGCGAAGGGAACGGGATCGCAGCCGCGCGAGGCAAGCAGCCGGTCGAGCCCCACCGCCCCCTCGCGACCCGTCGGGGCGCCATCTGGCGGGAAGGCGGCCGCGATCGCGTCGGCGACCTCGTAGCCGTCGGGGCGATTGGTACCGATGGTGCCGGTCGGGCCGCGCCGTGCCCAGCCGACCGCATAGAGCCGCTCACCGATCCGCCCGCCCTCGTTTGGGAAACGGCCGAGGCCTTCGTCGAAGGGGACTCCGGGGATCGGTGGGCTGCTGTAGCCGATGCAGCTGACCACCAGGCCGGCGGGCACGGCATAGGTCTGGCCGGTCCCACGCGCCTGCCCGTCGGGACCGAGCGCGGTCCGCTCGACGATCAGCCGTTCGGCCCGGCCGTCGCCTTCGATCGCGAGCGGCTTGGCGAAGAAGTCGAAGCTGATGGTCTTGCCTTTCCCGGCTTCGGGCGCCGCCTCGGAGAATGCGCGCAGATGCTCGACGCTCTTGCGCTGCCCGGGATCGAGAGCTGCGTCGGTGCCCTGCGGCGGGAAGTCCGCCGGATCGACCAGTGGTGCCGCATCCTCGAGGTGACCGAGCTCGCCGAGCTCCTTGGGAGTCATCGCGATCTGGTGCGGTCCGCGGCGCCCGAGAACGGTGATCGAGCGGATTGCCGAATGGGCAAGCGCTTCGAAGGCATGGGCGACGATGTCCGAACCGGCGAATTCGGCCGGGGTCTTGGAGAGGATGCGAGCGACGTCGAGCGCGACGTTGCCGTTGCCGATGATCGCTGCGTCCGTCACGTCGAGCGGCGGGGCGAGGTCGGCGAAGTCGGGATGGCCGTTGTACCAGCCGACGAAGGCTGCCGAGCCGAGAACGCCGGGAAGGTCGTCGCCCGGAATGCCGAGACGGCGGTCGTGAGGCGCACCGGTCGCGAGCACCACCGCATCATAATAATGCAGCAGTTCCTCGATCGACACGTCGGCGCCGAGATGGACGTTGCCGAGGAAGCGGACGCCCGGGGTCAGTGCGACCTTCTCGTAGCGCCTGGCGACGGCCTTGATCGACTGATGGTCGGGCGCGACCCCGAAGCGGATCAGCCCGTAGGGCACCGGCAGGCGGTCGAGCACGTCGATCCCGACCTGCTCGCCATAGGCCTTGGTCAGGGCCTCGGCGGTATAGAAACCCGCGGGTCCGGATCCGACGACGGCAACATGGCGCATCTGTGCCTTCTCCCTGCCAAGGCGACGAGACTGTCACTTGCGCGGCGGGGACGCAATGCGCCGCGCGGCGCTACTTCTTGCGGCGATCCTCGAGCAGCAGGTCGCTGCCCTTGGAGCGGAGCGCCGCCTCGATCGGCTTGGCGAGCATCGCGAGCAGGCCGGGGAGCTGCAGATGGCAGCGAACCAGCGCATCCTCGACGTCGAGCCTCGCGTCGACCACCTGGCCCATCGCGGCGATGTTGAGGTCGAGCCGGTCACCCTGCCACTCGTGGGTGACGCTGGCGCCGCCCGGAATGAAGCTCGCCAGCTTGTGGACATTATCGGCGATGCGGCGGCGGGCTTCGGCACGACCCAGCTTGTGAGGAAGGTCGACGTGGACGGGCTGGGTGCTCATGCCGACGAAGTGAGCGCCGTTCAGTGTCTTTTCAAGCTGCGGCGGGCTATAAGACCCGATGCGCCTTCCCGCGGCATTGCTCCTGGCACTTTCCTGCGCCGCTCCGTCGGCCGCGCAGCTGCACCCCGTGCCGGCGCTTCCGCCGGTGGTAACCCTGCCGCTTCCCACCCCAGCGCCGGTGCAGAGCTGGACCCGGGTTCCCGGCTGGAACCCCGCCGCCGACTATGTGACGGCCGGGCAGGACGAACCGGGCTATCGCCGCTGGGTGCTCGAGCAGCCGTGGCGGCAGTCGGCGGTGCGCCAGTTCCATGACTATCTGACGGCGAGCGGGGTCTCCTTCGTCGCACCGACCTGGCAACTGCTC
It contains:
- a CDS encoding FAD-dependent oxidoreductase; protein product: MRHVAVVGSGPAGFYTAEALTKAYGEQVGIDVLDRLPVPYGLIRFGVAPDHQSIKAVARRYEKVALTPGVRFLGNVHLGADVSIEELLHYYDAVVLATGAPHDRRLGIPGDDLPGVLGSAAFVGWYNGHPDFADLAPPLDVTDAAIIGNGNVALDVARILSKTPAEFAGSDIVAHAFEALAHSAIRSITVLGRRGPHQIAMTPKELGELGHLEDAAPLVDPADFPPQGTDAALDPGQRKSVEHLRAFSEAAPEAGKGKTISFDFFAKPLAIEGDGRAERLIVERTALGPDGQARGTGQTYAVPAGLVVSCIGYSSPPIPGVPFDEGLGRFPNEGGRIGERLYAVGWARRGPTGTIGTNRPDGYEVADAIAAAFPPDGAPTGREGAVGLDRLLASRGCDPVPFADWQKIEAAEVAAARAGFTREKMVRVPDLLKAGGH
- a CDS encoding polyhydroxyalkanoic acid system family protein; the protein is MSTQPVHVDLPHKLGRAEARRRIADNVHKLASFIPGGASVTHEWQGDRLDLNIAAMGQVVDARLDVEDALVRCHLQLPGLLAMLAKPIEAALRSKGSDLLLEDRRKK